Proteins from one Ciconia boyciana chromosome 26, ASM3463844v1, whole genome shotgun sequence genomic window:
- the LOC140644100 gene encoding translocon-associated protein subunit beta-like, whose protein sequence is MARCQEGARLLASKSLLNGYAVEDRTLQYVICAAGSSAALNTEPSDDSSPSEDFGVVSGMFNVQWLRIARYRSRSE, encoded by the exons ATGGCCCGCTGCCAGGAAGGGGCCAGGCTCCTGGCCTCCAAATCACTATTAAACGGATATGCTGTGGAGGACCGGACTCTGCAGTACGTCATCTGCGCTGCTGGCTCCAG TGCTGCCTTAAATACGGAGCCGTCGGATGATTCTTCACCCTCAGAGGATTTTGGCGTCGTCTCTGGGATGTTCAATGTCCAGTGGCTCCGGATCGCTCG TTACAGATCTCGGAGTGAGTGA